The following nucleotide sequence is from Pristiophorus japonicus isolate sPriJap1 chromosome 12, sPriJap1.hap1, whole genome shotgun sequence.
AATTTAGAAATATTTTTGCTATTTTTTATTCTTCTTTTGCCTTTTATGTTAGTCATGTCGAATTTTCCATTACATCATAATTGTGGTATATTTCGTAAGTGTGCAAATATAAAAAGATTTTCCACAGCAATGGCAGTCCATATGTGTGAGATAAAGGTCTGTAGATCATTTAGTTATCTTTAAATCAACTCCTCCCTTTTTAACAACACTTTTTTTTCATTCAGTTAGGATAATTATATTTTGTCTTTCATCCTGATTATAGTCCGAGAGTCTCTGTGGTGTTTTGATAGTATCTGTCATGCTCTTAAGCCTTAGATTATGCTGTGGAAGATTAATGTATGGAAGTGTGTTGTTCCTGCATGTGGTGAAGGATTGATGCTCTGTCAAAGGTACAGAGGAGAGCTACCAGTCTTAAGTCTCTTAGTTACCAGGTTAGGCTTCAAGAATTCGGGCTATTTACTTTGCAGAAATGCAGGCTTAAAGCAGATatgattaaagttttcaaaatgatgaggggattGGATTCAGTCTGGTTGGAAAGATTATTCAAGATGAATAAGGatgatagaactagagggcatgcttATAAAGTCCTTGAGCAAAGAGTTTGCTTAAATATCAGATTCACTGCAATCCTGTAAAAGGGAACTTTACAACTTTGAGTGAAAGTAACTACAGGTTGACCAtctaaaatccggagttccaaatttCGGAAAGTTCTGAAATCCAGACATCGCACTGGTCTGTGGAGGGGTCAtccggaatccagaaaatgttttgaaatccggacattttttttaaaccaattaccgctgcaagttgggcctagggaggggggaaaacaccccccaaaaatttcaaaaaataaaaattcacaaaacccttacctactaaattgctgaaaaagaattaaaaaataaaaaatttaatttactttttttgcaggtcttcaacgcaggtttttcccggctgCCGACTGTGCCGTCCCCAGACCCGCCAATGCCCCCCTCTGCTGCCCCAGACCCTCCACCGccgctgcccccccctcccccggaccctcTGCCGACCCTCCGCCACCCAGAAACCTCTGCCAATGCTCCCATTCCACCACCACAGCACCATTACCTTGGCCCAGgtttttccggattcgggacatcaaAGACATTCTGAAATCTAGAAGTACCcgaaatccggaacagcctcggtcctaaagtttccagatttcagacgctcTATCTGTATTTACAATTTACAATTACAAAATAACtattcaactatttacagtctattttaatgacttggatgaagggacagaatgtaatgaagccaaatttgctgatgatacaaagataggtgggaaaggaagttgtgaggaggatgcaaagaatctgcaaagggatatagacagcctaagtgagtgggtaaaaatttggcagatggagtataatgtgggaaaatgtgaggttatccactttggcagaaaaaaatagaaaagcaaattatttaaatggggagagattacaaagtgctgcagagggacctggggatccttgtatatgaaactcaaaaagttagcatgtaggtacagcaagtaattatgaaagcaaatggaatgttggcctttattgcaagggggggatggagtataaaagtaaggaagccctgctacaactggagtactatgtgcagtattGGTCCCTTATTTaatggatggatatacttgcattgcaggcagttgagagaaggttcacgaggttgattcttgagatgaagggttattatatgaagaaagattgagcaggttgggtctatactcattggagtttagaagactgagaggtgatcttattgaaaagtataagattctgagggggcttgacagggtaaatatagagaggatgtttcctctcatgagggaatctaatctagggggcatagtctcagaataaggggttgcccatttaaaagggaaatgagaaagaatttcttctctcataggattgtgaatcttcggaattttctaccccagagagttgtggaggctgggtcacggaatatatttaaggtggaaataagcagatctttgaaggataagggagtcaagggcagCCAATGttttggggagagggcagggaagtggagttgaggccaagatcagatcagccatgatcttattgaatggtggagcaggcttgaggggccagatgacctattcctgctcctatttcttatgttcttatgtaataacagCCTGAATTTCCTGAGAACTTCAGCTGAAATAAGGGCCAATATAGCGTAATGACAATTTTCGGAGCAAAAGCTGATGGCGAATTCGGATGTAAGTGACTTACATCCATTGTTTTACTACTTCCGAATTTCCTCGATCATTTACACCGATTCCATGAAACCATCTGCCGAAACCTTCTGTCACTCATTAATATAGCTCCACCCACATGCAAAAGTACAGCTCTTGCAAATTTTCTGGTTTTACCCCAATTCTGAATGGGCTGTAAATGTACTCTTAAAATTTTGTTCAACAGGACTTAATCATATTTCCTGTCTTTTATGGCAATTTTTAAAGTTTTCCTCACTGAAGCCTACAATGTATTTTCTGTATCTTTGACTACAAGTTCATTGCATTGGAATGATTTgcattaaaaatgtaaaaaattccCCGATTGCATTTTCTGTGCCTAATGTGTATAAATGATACTTTGATGGCTTCAAACTTCCATTTTCATGCAGAAAAAGGGGAATTAAAGAAGGACTGTGGCATAAGTTTGGTGCCAAACTTACACTTTCCTCGAGCAGGAATTGTTTATGCTGATTTCCATTAGTGCATCTTAATGAGATCCTCAGGAAACGTTGGCATAACTCGCTGAAATAAAAAGTGGCATAGATTTCGGTGTAACTTGCTCATTAGAGTGTTTCAGGAAATTCGAGGCAAATAAGCCGTTATAATGGTAGATTGTTAGTTAATTGGAATGATGATGAATAATGGTGCTTCTGGGGCCTTGCTTGATTACCTTAAGGGACTGGTAAGGAAGTTCCCAGAGATTATCCTGAATTGGTCTCTCCCAAAAGATTCTGTGGTTAAGGTGTGAGTCAATGGTGCCTGTAGTACTTCATGTCCAGATTGAGCGGGTTTGATGGGCTTGATGACAGCGCTCATTTGCAGTTTGTTTAAAATACTTCACTATTGTGTATTTAAAAATGTATTTACAAGAATATTCTTTAATTTAAGAGAAAGTCAAATAACTCACCCAAGCAGAAGCTCAACATGTCAGGTCTCCTTCTTTCTGGTTTTCACAGTGATGTCAATGATGGGGAGGAATCTTGGAATAGGAATGGGGGCTTCAAACCAACATGTGAGTTAACCCTTGGAGAAACACATTGCCAACTGTATATACTGTAATAAACTGTATTTGAATACAGTGCAATAAACAATACAACAATAGAGCACTCGATAATGAACTTTAAATCTTGGCTGTACCATAATGTCACATTAGATTAAGGTTGATATAATACAATGCTACAATTAGGTATTATACAGTTATAAAAACATTGGAATACACAGCAAAATGTTAAGGGTTAATTCAATTTCCATTTGCTTGCTCCAATTATCTTTTTCTATAGCTGCTGGTTCATTTTTGTCTTCCCATTATTCTTGTCAATGTAAATCAAACACTAATATTTATTCATATATGAAATAACAATTATTGGAGGTCGATGTACTGAGTTTGCACAAATCCAGCCCACACTGGTGAGATGAGTCACCTTGGTCTCTGACTATCAGAGTCCTCTCTGGAATGAGTATAGATGGCATGGGATTGCAGAACAAAACTGACCCATATTTAGCATCAATTTGACAATCTCACGGAGAGGCCACAGGATAGCTGGGGTAGGAAATGCAAAAATGTTATGCATATACAGTTGGGATGCTCTTCTAAAATTAGGGCTGAGgatcaaagtggagttgaggccaaaatcagatcagccatgatcttattgaatggtggagctggcttgagggctgaatggccgactcctgctcctatttcttatgttcttaagttgggGCAGAGTAGAGAGTGATTTTTATCCATCTCTGCCAGATTAGGGAAAGCTTGATGTTCACATTGGCTGCCCATAATAGAAAGTGCCCCATTCCTCTGTATTAACATCCCTGAACTTGATAAACTCAACATACAAAAATAACCAAATAAGGATCTAATAGTAAAAATGAACTCTGAGCCATGTTTACATCATGAATTTAAGTTCCAAACAGTTGTTTCAGCAGTAGGCTTCACCTTTGTCAAAAATTCCTTTGATTGGTAAATCCCCCCTAAGCGCATGCCTTGATATCGGCTATTGATTTCAAATACATTTATACTGCCAATTTCATATTGATGCAAAGTGGTTTTGGATGTGCATCAGCACAAAAGTGGACATATGACGTAGCAGAtcatttggggggagggggtggcggttgGGTCAGGAAGTCTTATGCAGCACTCCGGCTTCCTCCTGGCATCACAAAAAAAAATTTCAACACTTATTTTTCTGAACTTTTCCACTGTACCACCAGGTTTTATTGCACAGAATGTCCATGGCACATACTCCATCCAGTAGGCAGTTAGAAATGCGTGGGGGTCCTGTGTATTGTAGGACTTTGATTTTCATAGATTAATGAGGCTCCCGCCTGATTCAGGTGGGGGCCTGAGCTGCAAAGTGGAAGGCCTCAGGAAAAATGGCACTGGAATGGGAATGCAGGCAATAGATCCATCGGTTTCATTTTAACTCCACTACCGCACCATTTCCTCTAGGCGGAGGGAGTTAAAATCTCCCCCACTGTTTAATTAGTGGCCTAATTACTGTGTCTTCTGTCAGCAAGGTCTCGTTTTGTGAAATTATGTCTGTTTCTTGGATTTCAGCTTTGATAATGACTCCATTATTTATTTCAGGTGATTCATTTTTAAGGGTCCATTATCTTCTGCTTTTGGTGATTAAGTTACTGCAGCGCTGTAGTTCCAATGGTTTAGTTGATTTTGGAAATCCATGATTAAAAGTTCTTTGTTATATGCATGTTAAATAATTCTGTTGCAATAGTGAAATTTATATTTTGTTACTCACATGTTCCATAATCTTATTTTAAAGTTACATTTCAAAATTGcaagttgttatgtatttatgttcAATTGTATTTTATCTTTTTTGTTTTCTGATTTTCATGATAAGTTGTCCATTACTTTTGTACATTTTCAAGTTGTACTTTTTCACTGACACAGGGTTCATGTACGAACTTGTTACATCCACTGAAAATCCAAGGACACCTTCAGACCAAAGTTCCAAAACATTTTTATAAAGAGACATGATGTAACTTAGGTGATGTTATGGTCCTTATAGATCAATATTTCAAAGCAAAAATTTGGACACCTCAGCTGGCATATTGAAGTTTGCAGACATGCATTTAATGTAAGATTATCACAGTACAAATGTGACAAAATAGGAATCAAAATTTCATTGCAGGTTATACATTTATATCATTTTTCAATGTATAGAAAGTCATTCAAGAAGTTTTTCTTGTTAAGGTCTGGAGTCAGTTAATAAGGTACTTTATATAATTATTTACAATGTCACAAAATAACGTGGAAGAGTAACATCACAGTTATAAAGTAGAAACAGTACAACTCAATATGAATAAAGATGATACTCTGCAGTCAGGCACACCATAAAACATGACTGGCTAGTAAAAAACAACAACTTCATCAGCTACATGACATTGTGATACCACAGTGATATTTAGTCATCGCATATGTTTATATATCTTATGAGGATTTTTTTGCCGTCTCTTAAGGGTTATTTTAGTGTTTAAAAAATAATGGAGTTCTAGACTCTAGCATGCATGCCAAAGCAACGTTTTCATGATTGTGATGTTTGAACATTGCAGTATTAGTTTAACCCAAATGATTCAATATAATACAACTGTAATGCTGTGGCCACGCTCTTTCACAGATACCAATATTCTAAAACTATATAGAGTGCCAGTAAGAAACATCAGACACATTTTATAAACCAGTCATAGAAAGAAGCTGAATTGCTATATTACAACAATATTATTAAAGCTTTTTCACAACTATGATTAATAAATATCACCATGATTGAAAGCTGGAGCTTGATGAGAGAGTATACAAAGGAAAAACTGCATGAGTTCTGGAATATAAATATACAATAGTGATACTCTTGCACTGGTCAGCTTGCAACGTAAATATCTAAAATGTTTTAGGACAATCTGTAAAAATTTCCGTTTGCTTTTGTATTAAACTTATAAAACTTGCTTCTTGAAACTAACATGCAGCAAAATGCACATTAGACTCCTAGAATCTGGCAAAAACAAATCTGGATGTAGATTTCACTGTGGCCTCTGTTTTTCAGTGCACAATGGTCTTTTTATTTACAGAGCGCACACTGTAATTTCTAAACTTACCACTTGAATCTCTATAGGCTGCAGTGTAAACAACACTTCAATACACGCTCCAATATGGAGGAACACCAGGCGCCCTTCATTCCAGTGGAACATTCTGAAGGATGCTCCGAGTGTACTTTAGGAAGGCCTTCAATTCGAAAAGTCACGATTTTAATTATATAATACACATTTTACGTTTTTATTACTTTAATCACCGCATACACAAATTTCACATGTCAAAGTACTTGTTTAGTATTCGTTTTAATTTGTCTCAGTTGAAACTAAATTAATACAAACAATGAAATATAGAATTCCTGTGCGTAACAAGTATTGTCTAATGTAGTAGGAACGCAAGAATCGAAGCAGAAGTATTAACCAAATGGTGTTTTTCAGCTTAGGTACAATTTACATTTATAAATGGGTAGCGGATACTTGTATAAAAGTAATACTAGAGGAGCACTCACTACATTTAATGTACAGGTATTATTACTTTTTAAATAAGTCAGAATCGTTCATGTTTTTTTAATTATAAATTCACTGAACTACGTTGTCGGAACTCACAGTCGGACTATAAAAACAGTTCACAATACAGCAGGAAAGGCGAATACTTCCAAAAGATGAGTGCAGGAAAATGTTTGCAATTTGAATGAAAATTCATATAACAAATTATCAGTAATTATGGTGAATCGTGCGTCACATTCTCAAAGCATTCTGCTCAATTATGCTCAACTATTTCGTAAAAGATTTATTGTAAAGACATCCACTTAAAcacaattacatatttaaaatttccaatgaatatataaatatatataattatATTTCAGGCAAGAAGAGTCAATCATCACTTGAAACTTTGCTTTACACAGCCCGCTTTTCAAGCAACACCATTGAAGGTGAAACACGTTGTATTTTATACAGCAACACATTTGATACAGCCATTGGATTAGCATCGTTTGATAACATAGGGACGCGTGCAGACAGTCGGCATGTTATTCGAATAATTAACACGAATTACATATTATTGATCTAAGACTATTACTCATGTTTAAGCAGGTCAGCCCAGAAAATAATATAACCCACATCATCATTTTTTTCCTGTTAACTTTATTCGGCGGTTAAATACATATACAGAAAATAAGCAATTGGTAGTTGAGCAAAACAAGTTTGTGACTTTGGAAATATATTTTTCTTAGAACAAACTTTTCAATGAATTAGTGAAGTACAATAGCGCAAACAAACACTGTTTCACCTAAACCTCTCCTATTTAGTGCATGGGTCGACATTTCATCAAATTTAATATACAATCATTCTCCCTAAAAGGCGGATTTCGCACATTCATCACTTTAACGGCATCGTGAATGGATTCCATCGACATCAAATGTGCGTAAGAAGTTAATTTGACAAAATATAAGACCTTTCTCTATTTACTTGGGACACGAATATAAATGCCTTGTCTTCTGAAATAGCCTTGTTCGTGATACCGTGCTGCCAGAGTTAATGGGAAATCGGTCTCTTGTATCTTCAGATCTTGGTGTAGAGATGTTGCATAGTTAACAATTGTTGAACGTCCCAAACGAGTGCAGTCATACATAAGACAGGAAAAGTAACTTTGAAATATTCCATAACATAAGTCTTTTATGAGCCATTTATCCATCTATCTATTCATATCAATTGATCACATTCTATAAACAGGTAAGGATCACAAAAGGTGGGTTAGCTAAAACTGACAAGTAAAGAGTAAATGGATAATATCTGGAGACAAAGGTAGATGGGCGACAAACTGGTTCATTTGATACACAGACATGAATGAGCAAAGAAAAGTTGCTGAATAGATGTGTgaatggatggacagatggatgaATGGATTGACACGTTGATTAAGGCTTATCGTTACAATGTTTGCAAAGACTGGAGGGTGTTCCTGTATACACGGCGCATTTGTCCGGACAAGAAGCAATGGAAGAGCCTGTGAATGGATAGACAGCAGACTGTCCAAAGGAGCTCAGAGTGTTGGTCAGTGCAGCTGCAGATGGAATGGGTCCTGAGTGTGCCTGGCCCTGGTTCAAATACGCTACCAACCGCCTCATCTCGTCCAAAGCCTGAGCCTGCATCAAGATGTAGTTTTTCGCCAGAAGCAAAGTGGCAATTTTGGACAGTTTTCTCACCGATGGGCTATGGGCATAAGGAATCACAGATCTGAGACCATCCAGTGCATCGTTTAAGTCGTGCATCCTTCTCCTCTCCCTCGCGTTAATACTCAGTCTCAGCGACCGCGGCTCTTTCCCTTTCTTGCCAATTGAACTTTTTAGTTTGCCCTCGTTGTCACTGCCTGGATTCCTGGTGCTCCCGGCAGATCGACCGTCGCTGTCTTCTTCGTCTCCTGTCTGCTCTTCGCTGCTCTCTGTTGCTTTTGGGTCCTGACTGATGGTGTAGGGAGTGCAGCTTTGTCCAGACCAGTTCTCCCGGTTTTCAGCACCACGGCTAGTGCCACTGTAGCTAAACGTAGATTGGCCGTAGCGCTGGGGCAGATCAATATATGTGTCATTGACAATGGAATTTAACTCATCCCTCCCTTTGACAGAGATGTTTGCAGTGTTGTGAAATAGATCTCCTTCCGCAACGTTCATTTTTTAGAATCAGTCACTTGAATCAAAACGATTACCCCTCTTCGTCCTTCTTCAATTTTAAATCTGCGGCGTTTTGGAGGAAAAAAAAAGTCCACAGCTGCTCTGTGACAGCTCCACGACTCCTTCTCCAGTGTGTGTCCTGGCACTGGGAGGGATGTGACTCACTTTCTATCCCACTTTCAGGTTATTACAGAGACTCGCCTGTTGGGACATGCCGTCTGCCCAATCAGGAGGACGCTTTAATTAATAGGATTAAAACGTTTTGAAGAAAAGGAAGGCAGCTGCCAATACAGTCAGTTGGGTTTAATctaacgcacacacatacacacaaactaaTGTCCGACGAAAGCTCTGAAGCACTGCACGCAGGGTTCAGCAATCCGAACATTTTACTAACAATTTCATCACGCTACCAAGATGACATAACGCAGCAAATTCCACCGACAGCAATGGGGGATAGACAAAAGGTCAGATGACTCATTCAGTTGTTGCACACGTACGCACATAACCAATCAAACAATGTCAATAATTAGGAATAAAACGATTAAACATCAAAAGCAATGCACTATTTGCCTCGCTGTTTGCAGTGATGTTAGGGTTAACTGGTTTTAGACTTATTTTACCTATAGCGCATAGTTAGTCCCAGTACAGTCTCGTACAGTCATAGAATGataagcacagaaggcggccatttggcccatcatgtttgtATCAGTAAAATTCTGTTGACCGCTTTTAGAAGTAGGTCAGGCACAATACAAAGATGGCATTGTTTAGATTTACCAAATTATCTTCGCTTTATTTATTGAACAGGACTAATGAAATGTGTGAGAACAAATGCGAAACATTTCACAGTAATATCCTGCATACTTTTCAAACACTTTCTAGTCTGTAAAGGGCAAACCTTTGCAATTGGTGTTAGCCATTGGTTTTTATAACTTCAAGAATACGATTAGTTGATCTAATCATCATTTTGTGACAAAAGCAATCCACTCTTGGACAAAAATAATTTCAACCGTTTGAGAGAGTTTTACCATGTGGCTGGTTTTCAGGTTGTAGTAACGGATCCCACTGAACGCTGTCACAGTTGACGAACGCTGCAGAAGTCAAGGGCTCATGATGTTGGGAGCCAGCACTAATTGCATGACATTGTGACCTTAAAGGGAGGCAACATTGGCGACAACAGAATGGCAGACAAATGAGAATCTAACGACACTGCCTGCTGCATGTATCCGATATGATTATCTTCTCATTTCACTTTTTCACAGTTCGCAATGTCTAAATGAATAAACATATGTATATAATGTCTGTGTGTACTCTGCATTTAGCTTTTTAAAGTTCCTACACTTGCACTAGTTAGCACGCAACTCGCGAAAATGATTGAGTGCTGCAAGGTTGCACTCTGGCAAAATGTTTCAAAATTTATCACAGGGGTGAGATAATTAAGACATAAACTCTGGTTTAACCCCCGCTCCCCCATACACACAATTCTAATAATGTAGAACATTCGTAATCCAGAGCATAAATGCTATATTTCACAAAACCAATAACTGATGTATTCTGATCCAGTTAACAAAGTTTCACGTTTCCAAAATAAAGTAACGATGGCTGAAGGATATCTATAAGGTTTTAAAAGCCATGAAACACTTAATTAACACTCCACTTCAAAACGATCACGTTGATGGCCATCGCCACCGTGTGGAAGAGATAGATACTTTTTTCAAATATATTTTTGTAAGTTTTTACACGTCGAATGTTATAAAAGTTCTCGCACTTATGAGAAGCTACcactaaaaaaaaatcacaaaacagggCACACGTCTCAAAGATCTGTCCAGGTACGGATGCAATATTTCTGCTTCGTTTATAGTGATTAATATATTTTAATGCATTACGAGGTAAACATTAATGCTTTTTATTTCTGGATAGGTTTGAATTTAAATACAATCTAGATAGACTTAGACGAAGTTGTCATCACTTTAACGTGCACACAAACGAATATGAGACGAATAATAATTGTTTTAAGAACAATAACCAAGCTTTCTGTTAAAATAAAGCACACTCAGCGTAGACTGCATTTCGCTCAAATGAATGTACACCTTTTGAAAAGTAGGTGTATGTTTCTTCATTACCTTAT
It contains:
- the LOC139277047 gene encoding class E basic helix-loop-helix protein 23-like, encoding MNVAEGDLFHNTANISVKGRDELNSIVNDTYIDLPQRYGQSTFSYSGTSRGAENRENWSGQSCTPYTISQDPKATESSEEQTGDEEDSDGRSAGSTRNPGSDNEGKLKSSIGKKGKEPRSLRLSINARERRRMHDLNDALDGLRSVIPYAHSPSVRKLSKIATLLLAKNYILMQAQALDEMRRLVAYLNQGQAHSGPIPSAAALTNTLSSFGQSAVYPFTGSSIASCPDKCAVYTGTPSSLCKHCNDKP